Genomic segment of Aliiroseovarius sp. M344:
CATGGCCCGGAAACGATCTTGATAAGCGGAGGGGTGCGCAAAGCCACAAATATGCCCACGGCCATGCCCTCATCCTCTCTGGACAATCGGGCAAAGGCGGCGCGGCGCGGCTCGCAGCGCGCGGGGCGCTTCGGATCGGGGCTGGGCTTGTCACCGTCGCCCCAACACCCGGCGCGCTTCAGGAAAACGCGGCGCGGTTGGATGCAATTATGCTGTCGCCTGTTGGGGACGCGCAGACGTTGAAGGCGGTGCTCGCGGATGAGCGGCTCAATGCGCTGTGCCTTGGCCCCGGATTGGGCGTGGATCGTGCGCGGGACTTGGTGCCGGTGGTTTTGGCCGCAAAACGCTCGACGGTGCTGGATGCGGATGCCCTGACGGCATTCAAGGACGATCCGTCTGCACTGTTCGACATGCTGCACGAAAACTGCGTGCTCACCCCACATGCGGGCGAGTTCGCGCGGCTGTTCCCTGACATTGCCGAGAAGCTGAACGCGCCAGCGACCAAAGGCCCGGCGTACTCCAAAGTGAACGCGACACGAGAAGCCGCTTCGCGGGCGGGCTGTGTGGTCTTGTTCAAAGGCCCGGACACGGTGATCGCAGCGCCGGATGGGGCGTGTTCCATCAACTCCGCCGCCTATGAACGGTCCGCCCCGTGGCTGGCCACCGCCGGATCGGGCGACGTTCTGGCGGGCTTTATCACAGGACTGCTCGCCCGAGGCTTCGCGCCGATGCAGGCGGCGGAAACCGGGGCGTGGTTACATGTGGAATGCGCGTTGGAGTTCGGACCGGGTTTGATCGCAGAAGACTTACCCGAGATGTTGCCGCAGGTGTTTCGGAAGCTGTCGGTCTAGTACGCTGTCTGGCGCGCAGGTGTGGCCAACACCTCCAACCCGCCCACGCAGACAAGCGCAGGCGCATCAAAATGCAACTGGAACAGGGGCAGCTCGGTGTCCATATCCATACGGCGCACCAGTTCACCGTCAGCTATGTCAGACACAGGAACGAGGGCGCGGTCGCGTGAAAACATCGCCCGCGCGAGCCACCCGCGCAGCATAAGGTGCTGCAGACCTGACAAGACAACCGGCCCTGTCTTAGTGCGCGCGCGCCCCTCGGCCAGCGCGTTCGGTGATATACGGCACAGCGACCGGGCAGGCGCGATGTGGCAACTGACGGAGGTTAGGCGCGCGCGTACCCCGTCGGAGGTCAGGATGCGGTCGCCTGGGCGAAGGGCCTCAATCGCACGTTCGCCGTGCAATGTGCGCACCAATGCGCCGGGGCCAATACCAGCGGTCGGAGTTGCGCTGCGCACAAATCCAGCCACCGCGCCCCCGGTATGGGAGATAGGTGTCATAATCGTCCTGCCTTCGTCTGTGGCCCGGTTTGTGGGCTCTGCTCGTTGCGCGTAGGCTAGCAAGTTGGCGCGCGAAATCACTCGTTTTCTGCCGGGTGAGGGCATCTGACGGCGGATCGCCAAAAACACTGTGACCAATTCGTCGCGCATTGCCGCCTATCAAAGGCAAAAGCGGGCGTTTTTCCTCTCGCATCCCGCCCATACTGGTGCTAGAAGGGCGCGAATTTGGGCGGCCCCTCCGATTTGGCGCGGGCTGCCCACGGTTTTTGCGGGTGTGGCGGAATTGGTAGACGCACCAGATTTAGGTTCTGGCGCCGCGAGGCGTGGGGGTTCGACTCCCTTCACCCGCACCAGAAATGGAAAAGGACAAGATGATGCAGGTCACCGAGACCCTGAACGAAGGTCTGAAACGCGGCTATAAGATTGTGGTTCCGGCCACTGATCTGGACGCTAAAGTCAACGAAAAGCTGGTCGAGGCGCAGCCCGAAGTCGAAATGAAAGGCTTTCGCAAAGGCAAAGTGCCGATGGCGCTGCTGAAAAAGCAGTTTGGTCAGCGTCTGATGGGCGAAGCCATGCAAGAAGCTGTCGATGGCGCTATGAGCAAGCATTTCGAGGACAGCGGTGATCGCCCGGCGATGCAGCCTGACGTGAAGATGACCAATGAAGATTGGAAAGAAGGCGACGACGTGGAAATCGAGATGAGCTATGAAGCTCTGCCCGAGATCCCCGAGGTCGACCTGAAAAAAGTGAAGCTTGAGAAGCTGGTTGTAAAAGCCGGTGACAAGGACATCGAAGACGCGCTGGGCAATCTTGCTGAAACCGCGCAGGACTTCAAAGACCGCAAAAAAGGTTCGAAGGCGAAAGATGGCGATCAGGTTGTGATCGACTTCCTTGGCAAAGTTGACGGCGAAGCTTTTGACGGTGGCGCTGCTGAAGATTACCCGCTGGTTCTGGGCTCTGGCTCATTCATTCCGGGCTTTGAAGAACAGTTGGTTGGCGCAAAAGCCGGCGACGACGTCGAAGTGAAGGTCTCGTTCCCTGCCGAGTATGGCGCTGAAAACCTGGCCGGCAAAGACGCTGTCTTTGAGTGCAAGGTCAAAGAGATCAAAGAACCGGTTGCCGCCGAGATCAATGACGAGTTGGCCAAGAAATTCGGAGCCGACGATCTTGCAGCGCTGAAAGTGCAGATCAGTGAACGTCTGGAAGCCGAATTCTCGGGTGCGGCGCGTGCAGTGATGAAGCGTAGCCTGCTGGACGAGCTGGACAAACTGGTTAGTTTCGATTTGCCGCCGTCGCTTTTGGACGCCGAAGCCAAGCAGATCGCCCACCAGCTGTGGCACGAAGAAAACCCGGACGTGCAAGGCCACGACCATCCGGAAGTCGAGCCGACGGACGAGCATACCAAATTGGCCGGCCGCCGTGTGCGTTTGGGTCTTTTGCTGGCTGAACTGGGTCAGAAAGCCGAGATTGAAGTATCTGACGCTGAAATGACTCAAGCGGTTATGAACCAAGCGCGCCAATACCCGGGCCAAGAGAAGCAGTTCTTTGAATTTGTTCAACAAAACCCGCAGATGCGTCAGCAGATTCAAGCTCCGTTGTTTGAAGACAAAGTCATCGACTATGTTTTCGAGCTGGCCAAAGTGTCGGAAAAAGAAGTGTCCAAAGACGACCTGCAAAAGGCCGTTGAGGCGCTCGAAGACGAATAAGACCGGCTTTGCCGATTACCAAAAAGGCCGCCTGATTGGGCGGCCTTTTTTATTTGTGCTGGGTCATCAGCCCGGTCGCAGGCCGGTTTCGACCAGTAGCCCAAGGCGTTTGGCTTCGTAATAATAGCCCCGCGCATACCATTTCATCGCACCCTCAATGTTGCCACCCGAAACCAGATAGGCGCCGCGCAAATACTTACCTGCGTATTTCAGGTTCACATCAGGGTTAAGAAGTTCTTTTGTCGGGCCGCGATGACCCATGGTTTGGGCAGTCTGTGGCAATATCTGTAAAAGACCCCAATAGGGACCATTGCGGGCCCAAGGCCGATGGGTACTTTCTCGCACCGCTTGTCGGTGCACAAGTTCGCGAGGGATCTGGTGGTGATCGGCCCATTTGTTGATGAGCGCGCGCAGTTCGGGCGTTTCGTTTGGATAAAGTGGTGGGTCAAAACGAGCCTGGATCGAAGCGTCTGCGGTTGCCTTTCGATTGGGGTCACCACGGCCAGCGCAGGCCGTAAGGGCGATTGATGGAATGGCAATAAGAACGGTGCGTCGGGGGAGTTGTTTCATGGAGCGCACTATAATTTCGCAATACGCGGTCGGGTAGTGGGTAATATCGCTGTCGGCGGTCGCGCGCTGACCAGGGCTTCTGTGGACCGAAGTCTGCTATTCGATCTTTGTTTAGCTTCACAGTATGCCAGTACGGTTTGTCATAACCAAGGGTCAGCCACAGGACTGAGTTGTGTAAGATCAACGCAGGCATCCTGTGCAGTCGCTAGCATTCCTCTTAGGGATAAGGTTGTCTTCCAATCTGCTTGTTGCGTGGACAAAAATCGAACGGAGGTGGAAATGCTGAGATCAGGCACAATCGTTTGTCTTTGCGTGGTAACATTTCTGGCAACCGGGGCTTTGGCGCAAGAAAGCTTTGTGAAGCGGTTCGCAGATGAACATGCCCCGGCTGTGATCGCGCATCGCAGTGCGATGATTGGCGGACATCCCGAAAACACCTTGGCTTGGATTGAACATGCGATAAATCGGGGCATTGACGTGATACACATCAACCCACAGCGCACCGCTGATGATCATTATATCCTGATGCACGACCATACTCTGAACCGCATGACGGACGTCGAACAGGTGTTCCCAGATGGTCCGCCCGATGGACCATCACGGGCACAGCGAGGCGGGCGTGACTTTGTTGGCGACTATTCACTAAAGCACATCCAGGAGTTAAGAATTGCGGGCGGTGAGGATGGTGGCCGTCATCCTGTGCCCAGTCTCGAAGAGGCGCTCGACTTCATCGATGGCCGGATTCTGGTCATACTTGGCCTGAAATCCTATGAGGTTGAAAGCCTTGCGGTCGTTCTGAATGGCCAGAACAAAGAAAACCTCATGCTTTTTGAACTCTACTACCCAGACACAAACCAGAGCAAGCTGCGCGACCTTTCGGCCGCTACAGGTGTAGGTGTCGCGGTCGCACCGTTTCGATCGAATGATTACCTTGCAGAACTCGAGGGGATTTTCGAACAGCTTGGCCCGGCGCTAGATCATATTGGGTTGATAGCAGCGGTCTTACGCGAAACCTGAGAGCGAGAATGAGCGAGTTGAACCTTCTCGCCGTCTATAGTGGGTGGGATGGCCCAGAGGATTACGCTTTGTTGGAGAAAGGCGACCCAAATCCTTGGCAGGCAGTGCTTGACCAAGGGTATTCAGTTGTTACCGGCCAACCTGAGCTCCTTTTGGAAGTTCTGGGGCGTCAAAAGCAATGATCGGCGCTGTTTCGTCAGCACAGATTATCACCCTAAACGAAAAAAGCCGCCCCAGCAGGAGCGGCCTTTGGTGTTCTTTATAAGTGGACTTAGTCCTCTTCCGAAGCGTCCTCTGCGGGGGCTTCTTCTTCGACGGCTTCGGCCAGATCGTCGTCTTCCGACGCAGCGGCACCGATGTCGTCAAACAGTTCGGCAATCTCGAACTCTGCTTCAGCTTCTGCTTCCGCGGCCAGTTCCTGGATCGATTTGCCCGACGCTTGCAGTTCGGCTTCTTCTGCCGAACGGGCGACGTTCAATTCGATTTCAACATCGACTTCGGGGTGCAGGATCACGTGAACAGTGTGCAGACCCAAATACTTGATCGGGGCTTTCAGAGCGACCTGCTTCTTGTCGACGGTGAAACCACCTTCGGTGGCAACGTCTGCTGCGTCACGGGGCGTAACCGAGCCATAAAGCGCACCAGCATCCGATGCGGACCGAATCACGATGAACTGTTGTCCGTCGAGTTTCGCGGCCAGGGCTTCGGCTTCTTTTTTGGTTTCCAGATTGTTCGCTTCAAGCTGCGCTTTCTGGGCTTCAAAGGATGCGATGTTGGCTTGCGACGCGCTGAGCGCTTTGCCTTGGGGCAGAAGGAAGTTACGGGCAAAGCCCGGCTTGACGTCAACGACGTCACCCATCTGACCAAGTTTGGCCACACGTTCCAAAAGGATAACTTGCATAATCAGATCTCCTTACTTCACGGCGTAGGGAAGCAGGGCGAGGAAGCGGGCGCGTTTGATGGCGCGCGACAGTTCGCGTTGCTTCTTGGCCGACACAGCGGTGATCCGCGAGGGGACAATCTTGCCACGCTCAGAGATGTAACGCTGCAGAAGGCGCGTGTCTTTGTAGTCGATCTTCGGCGCGTTGTCGCCCGAGAACGGACATACTTTGCGACGGCGGAAAAATGGTTTAGCTGCCATGGTTTAGGTCCTCTCCAGCTTAGCGGTCACGGGGACGGCGGTCGCCGCGCTCGTCACGCTTTTGCATTTGGATCGACGGGCCTTCGGCGTGTTCGTCAACCTTGATCGTCAGAATGCGCATGACGTCGTCATGCAGGCGCATCAGGCGCTCCATTTCCTGAACAGCCGGTGCAGGTGCATCGGTTTTCAGGAACGCATAGTGACCCTTGCGGTTCTTGTTGATCTTGTAGGCCATCGTTTTGACACCCCAGTACTCGCTGTCAACGACTTTACCGCCGTTGTCACCCAGTACAGTGCCAAAATGTTCGATGAGGTTCTCAGCTTGCGTGTTGGACAAGTCCTGACGCGAGATGAAGACATGCTCATACATCGGCATGTGAACTCCAGTTCTATTTTCAAGCGCGCTTCAAAGGATGGGTATTCATGCCTTTCCGCCACCCATCCACGAGAGGCCACGCGGTTCAAAAACACACGGAAAGGACGGTGCCTTATACACGGTTGGTCCAGTGTTGCAAGGCGGATGTGGCCGTCCCAGCCCGCTAGGTTGCCAATTGCGAATGCCCGCGAATTACCAGACCTGCGCCGCAATGCCGTCACAGTTGCATGTGATCCATACATAAAGGGTGATTGCTGCATTATCAGCCACCTTGGACGCGTTGAAAGAATGCGTAAGACAATGAAGGGGGGCGAACGAATGCAAATCAATGAGCCAAAGATCAGCTTTCAACAGTTGATGAGCATGACCCATCTGACTCCGAAAGTATTCAAGGCCCAGTTCGGGTATCGCTTGACGGCAGAAGGGTCAGCACCGGGACTGATGCGGATCACCCATGCAGTGGGCCGTTTCGTCGGCTTGGTCTTGCTGCTTCTTATCGCAGGCGTTTGGTCTTTTTCGGCCAGTGCGTTTTCCGACCCGTTGATTATGGCCATGAAGATTGGTCTGACCGGGCTTCTGTTTGTTGTTGGCTGGCTGCTGTTCTGGTACGGGCGCGACGCACGTCAGGTCGAAGCTCAGGTTGACATTGATAAGCGGGAAATGCGCATAGGATACATAGATGGCTGGAACCGGTTCCGCCAGGAAACGCGTATCCCTTTTGGTGAAATCGGCTCGTTCATGATCCTGCGCGGCAGTGATGATGACGCTGAAGCAGGACTTTACGCGCGGATTGGCAGCGGCATGGACGCATTCGAGATCATTTCAGGTGACGTGGAAGCGCTCGAGCCAATCCAGTTGCAACTGGCTAAGGATCTCAGCGGGGCCCGGCGGACCGTGAAGCCCAACAAGCCTTGGCCAACATTGGCAGAAGGCAAGGCCATTTCGTTGACGCAGGTGACAGCCCCCTAAACCGCTGTAATACAGCATGAGGTTTCAAGACTGGCGCGCAATTGGTATTGCAGCGCCAGTTTTCATTTCTGGCAAAGCGGATTGCACCAATCGCGCCTGCGCGCTATGCCCGTTGGGAAAGCTTTGCAGCAAAAGGAGAGCCCATGAGCCGCGCATTTGTTTTTCCCGGGCAGGGCGCCCAGAGTATTGGAATGGGCAAGGCCCTTGCGGATGCCTATCCATCGGCAAAAGCGGTTTTTGACGAAGTGGATGATGCGCTTGGTGAAAAGCTGTCGGCCCTTATTTGGGAAGGCGCGCAGGAAGAATTGACGCTGACACAGAATGCCCAGCCAGCGCTGATGGCAACGTCGTTGGCCGCAATGCGCGCGCTTGAGGCAGAAGGCGTTTCGATCAACGCGGCATCCTATGTCGCGGGCCACTCGTTGGGCGAGTATTCGGCTTTGGCTGCGGCTGGCACCTTCACAATTGCAGACACGGCCCGCCTGTTGCGCGTGCGCGGTAAAGCGATGCAAGAGGCTGTTCCGGTTGGCGTTGGTGCGATGGCCGCGCTGCTTGGATTGGATTTTGAAACCGCAGCGGAAGTGGCGCTGGAAGCGGCCCATGATCAGGTCTGCCAAGCTGCCAATGACAATGACCCGTCGCAAGTGGTTGTTTCTGGACATAAAGAGGCGGTTGAGCGCGCCGTCGAGATCGCAAAAGCCAAAGGTGCCCGCCGTGCTGTGCTGTTGCCGGTCAGCGCACCTTTTCATTGCGCATTGATGGAGCCTGCCGCCGAAGCAATGGCCGAAGCGTTGTCACATATCGAGATGAAGGAACCAGCGGTTCCATTGGTGGCAAACGTGCGCGCCGCAAGCATTACCGACACCACAGTGATCCGGTCGCTCTTGGTTGAGCAGGTTACTGGCTCTGTCCGTTGGCGCGAGAGCGTGACGTGGATGGCGGGCAAAGGTGTCACAGAAATTTGGGAAATTGGTGCGGGCAAGGCATTGTCTGGAATGATCCGGCGCATCGCCAAAGATGTCGAGACGCGTGCGGTCGGTACGCCCGAAGATGTCTTGGCGGCCCTAGAGGCGTTCAACGCAGTATGAATGTGTGGTGGCCGTGCATGACCGCGGCTCCTGCTCAACTTGAAAAAGGATGCTCAGATGTTTGATCTGAATGGTAAAAATGCACTCGTGACAGGTGCTTCGGGTGGGATCGGTGGCGAGATCGCCAAAGCCTTGCATAAGGCGGGTGCGACGGTTGCGTTATCGGGCACACGTGTTGAACCACTTGAAGCATTGGCGGCAGAGCTTGGCGAACGCGCCCATGTGCTTCCGTGCAACCTGTCAGACGGCGAAGCGGTTGACGCCTTGCCAAAGCAGGCCGTTGAGGCGATGGGATCGGTCGATATTCTGGTGAATAACGCCGGCATCACCCGCGATCAGATTTTCATGCGCATGTCGGATGAGGAATGGGACAGCGTGATCAACGTCAACCTGACCTCGACCATGCGGTTGTGCCGTGGTGTGATGCGCCCGATGATGAAGGCGCGCTGGGGTAGGATCATCAATATCAGCTCGATCGTGGGCGCGACCGGCAACCCGGGTCAGGTGAATTATGCGGCCTCGAAGGCGGGCATGGTGGGGCTGACCAAATCAATCGCATATGAGGTCGCAAGCCGCGGCATTACGGCGAATTGCGTAGCACCGGGGTTCATTGCGACCGCGATGACAGATAAGCTGACCGATGATCAGAAAGAAA
This window contains:
- a CDS encoding NAD(P)H-hydrate dehydratase, with the protein product MTELLTATQMRAIEQAAIDSGEVTGLELMERAGRGVVEAIFEEWPELAKTSHKAVVLCGPGNNGGDGFVAARRLLDKGWGVEVFLFGDPEKLPPDARTNYDVWCSMGAVKKLEVDAVASGPRPTLLIDAMFGTGLTRAIPLDCALAFHAIEKKDVGDRHPWLVPYHRVAIDTPSGLDTDSGKFLLPEFSGDPEDEENWESQWEWWQNDASKRLLLPDLTIAFHRRKLGHVLSDVSRKVVVCDIGLGKEDRHPAHLLWPHSNDVARLLDFDVPKGRSKRAWPGNDLDKRRGAQSHKYAHGHALILSGQSGKGGAARLAARGALRIGAGLVTVAPTPGALQENAARLDAIMLSPVGDAQTLKAVLADERLNALCLGPGLGVDRARDLVPVVLAAKRSTVLDADALTAFKDDPSALFDMLHENCVLTPHAGEFARLFPDIAEKLNAPATKGPAYSKVNATREAASRAGCVVLFKGPDTVIAAPDGACSINSAAYERSAPWLATAGSGDVLAGFITGLLARGFAPMQAAETGAWLHVECALEFGPGLIAEDLPEMLPQVFRKLSV
- a CDS encoding Hint domain-containing protein: MTPISHTGGAVAGFVRSATPTAGIGPGALVRTLHGERAIEALRPGDRILTSDGVRARLTSVSCHIAPARSLCRISPNALAEGRARTKTGPVVLSGLQHLMLRGWLARAMFSRDRALVPVSDIADGELVRRMDMDTELPLFQLHFDAPALVCVGGLEVLATPARQTAY
- the rplI gene encoding 50S ribosomal protein L9, encoding MQVILLERVAKLGQMGDVVDVKPGFARNFLLPQGKALSASQANIASFEAQKAQLEANNLETKKEAEALAAKLDGQQFIVIRSASDAGALYGSVTPRDAADVATEGGFTVDKKQVALKAPIKYLGLHTVHVILHPEVDVEIELNVARSAEEAELQASGKSIQELAAEAEAEAEFEIAELFDDIGAAASEDDDLAEAVEEEAPAEDASEED
- the tig gene encoding trigger factor, with translation MQVTETLNEGLKRGYKIVVPATDLDAKVNEKLVEAQPEVEMKGFRKGKVPMALLKKQFGQRLMGEAMQEAVDGAMSKHFEDSGDRPAMQPDVKMTNEDWKEGDDVEIEMSYEALPEIPEVDLKKVKLEKLVVKAGDKDIEDALGNLAETAQDFKDRKKGSKAKDGDQVVIDFLGKVDGEAFDGGAAEDYPLVLGSGSFIPGFEEQLVGAKAGDDVEVKVSFPAEYGAENLAGKDAVFECKVKEIKEPVAAEINDELAKKFGADDLAALKVQISERLEAEFSGAARAVMKRSLLDELDKLVSFDLPPSLLDAEAKQIAHQLWHEENPDVQGHDHPEVEPTDEHTKLAGRRVRLGLLLAELGQKAEIEVSDAEMTQAVMNQARQYPGQEKQFFEFVQQNPQMRQQIQAPLFEDKVIDYVFELAKVSEKEVSKDDLQKAVEALEDE
- a CDS encoding lytic transglycosylase domain-containing protein is translated as MKQLPRRTVLIAIPSIALTACAGRGDPNRKATADASIQARFDPPLYPNETPELRALINKWADHHQIPRELVHRQAVRESTHRPWARNGPYWGLLQILPQTAQTMGHRGPTKELLNPDVNLKYAGKYLRGAYLVSGGNIEGAMKWYARGYYYEAKRLGLLVETGLRPG
- the fabG gene encoding 3-oxoacyl-[acyl-carrier-protein] reductase, which codes for MFDLNGKNALVTGASGGIGGEIAKALHKAGATVALSGTRVEPLEALAAELGERAHVLPCNLSDGEAVDALPKQAVEAMGSVDILVNNAGITRDQIFMRMSDEEWDSVINVNLTSTMRLCRGVMRPMMKARWGRIINISSIVGATGNPGQVNYAASKAGMVGLTKSIAYEVASRGITANCVAPGFIATAMTDKLTDDQKEKINAQIPAARMGTPEEIAAAVLYLASSEAGYTTGATIHVNGGMAML
- a CDS encoding glycerophosphodiester phosphodiesterase family protein, whose product is MLRSGTIVCLCVVTFLATGALAQESFVKRFADEHAPAVIAHRSAMIGGHPENTLAWIEHAINRGIDVIHINPQRTADDHYILMHDHTLNRMTDVEQVFPDGPPDGPSRAQRGGRDFVGDYSLKHIQELRIAGGEDGGRHPVPSLEEALDFIDGRILVILGLKSYEVESLAVVLNGQNKENLMLFELYYPDTNQSKLRDLSAATGVGVAVAPFRSNDYLAELEGIFEQLGPALDHIGLIAAVLRET
- the fabD gene encoding ACP S-malonyltransferase; translation: MSRAFVFPGQGAQSIGMGKALADAYPSAKAVFDEVDDALGEKLSALIWEGAQEELTLTQNAQPALMATSLAAMRALEAEGVSINAASYVAGHSLGEYSALAAAGTFTIADTARLLRVRGKAMQEAVPVGVGAMAALLGLDFETAAEVALEAAHDQVCQAANDNDPSQVVVSGHKEAVERAVEIAKAKGARRAVLLPVSAPFHCALMEPAAEAMAEALSHIEMKEPAVPLVANVRAASITDTTVIRSLLVEQVTGSVRWRESVTWMAGKGVTEIWEIGAGKALSGMIRRIAKDVETRAVGTPEDVLAALEAFNAV
- the rpsR gene encoding 30S ribosomal protein S18, with the protein product MAAKPFFRRRKVCPFSGDNAPKIDYKDTRLLQRYISERGKIVPSRITAVSAKKQRELSRAIKRARFLALLPYAVK
- the rpsF gene encoding 30S ribosomal protein S6; the encoded protein is MPMYEHVFISRQDLSNTQAENLIEHFGTVLGDNGGKVVDSEYWGVKTMAYKINKNRKGHYAFLKTDAPAPAVQEMERLMRLHDDVMRILTIKVDEHAEGPSIQMQKRDERGDRRPRDR